In Sesamum indicum cultivar Zhongzhi No. 13 linkage group LG8, S_indicum_v1.0, whole genome shotgun sequence, the sequence ACATGGTCATTCTCCTTGTATTGTGAATCTACAAGTGAAATGATCCACTGAAATTAAGATTCTCGAGTTCAATTTGTCAACTACATCTATAGTCACTAGCTGTCATCTTCTATGCAGCAATGACTAGTTTTATGGCGTCCGAATGATGACAGTAGCATGTGTACTGTTTGTTGCAACTAGTTATCTGTCCGGTGGGCCTAAAACTAATTGCTGTCTGACTTGATTGCTCTCTGAAACTGCACTGAATGCAATTTGAAAATCAATATTCGCACCTACCTTAGTTGGAAATCTCACCACAAAAACATAAGATGTAATCAAATAACCAGAAACTGAAGGAAAAAACTTGGGGGGGAGAGGgaaggggggagggggggaagACGTGATTCTGTGAGAAAACTCCTAGAAATGAATCTACCTCAAAATAGAAAACATGCGAAAACAATCCAAAATCTATAATAAGACACGGGAAAGTATATAGCAAGTATTACCAATTAAGTCTAACTAACGTTTTCTTCTGGTAGAGTTTGCTGCGTCAAGTTCGTCCCACTTCCCTCCCAACTCCACACCACATCCTTGAGCGATGGCTTCAATTCTTGATCACGAAACTTAACGTACTCCATCGTGTCGCCGGCCGTCTTCTTCACCTCCACCATGTGAAACGATGGGGTCACTTCGAATATCTCCGCATCGATAGCTAGCTGCCCTTTTCGTCCCCCTTTGCTACCTTGCATTTTCACGATTCCATCCTTCTTCTTGATCTTGAAACTCTCCATGACTGCCAGTTCCTCCAGCTTCGACACCACCATTGATGGTGGCATTTGGGTTGTGAACCAGGCCTCAGACTTGGCCGAATTACTACGGTCCTTCTCGAATAATCCAGATAGGTCGAATCCTGGAGAAAGGGATATGATATCAAATGCATTCAGGCAGTTTGGTTTCTTTGCAACGGCTGGTTGAGCATCTTCTTTGTTCTTCCCGGAACAAGACTCAGTATCCGAATCATCAATCTCCAAAATGCTGCGCGGCGACTGCTCGTCTAAATCAAGGTCCGGGGTTTCGATCCGCTTGAATCCCTTTCTGAACCATGAATTTTCCATGATCCTGGAAACGGTTATTCTTGTGGATGGATTAGGGTCAAGAATTCTTGAAAGCAGCTTTTTGACCTCCGGCGGAAACCATTGCGGGCACTTGAATTCTCCTTTGCTGATTTTCCTGTACATTTCCATGAGATTTGAATCATGGAAAGGAAGATAACCCGCCAATAGCACGAAAAGGATTACACCACAGGACCAAATATCAGCCTTTTCTCCGTCGTACCCTCTTTTGTTTATAACCTCCGGGGCAACATATGCTGGAGTCCCGCAGGTTGTATGGAGAAGACCATCTTGCCTTTTGGAATCAATCAATGCGCTCAGCCCGAAATCCGACACCTTCAAATTCCCAAATTCATCAAGGAGGAGATTCTCGGGCTTCAGATCACGATGGTACACGCCCCGACTATGGCAGAAATCCACGGCAGCCACCAGCTGTTGGAAGTATTTGCGTGCGGCATCCTCTTTGAGCCGCCCTTTTGACACCTTGTTAAAAAGCTCGCCGCCTCTGATGTATTCCATGGCAAAATAAATCTTGGATTTGCTTGCCATGACCTCGTGGAGCTGCACCACGTTTGGGTGCTTGACCAGCCTCATTACGGAGATCTCACGCTTGATTTGATCGATCAAACCAACCTTCATCACCTTCTGTTTGTCGATGATTTTGATCGCCACGCTCTCTCCTGTTTTCAGGTTCCTAGCATGGTGAACCTTGGCAAACGTCCCCTGGCCGAGCAATTTCCCTATCTCGTACCTTTGCATCAAGATATTGcctttcttctccatttttACTCTCTCCTAACGAATTTTTTTCGTCTAATTGTAAAACATTAAGGCCCTAAGCTCAAAAGAATTGGGCCATTAATTCTTTATCGTTGCACATTGACGTAAACATCCTGAAAATTAGTCAAACCTACCAAATATTTGATAGTTTTCTGAAGGATGCAGGGGAGATTCTAAAGCCGGATTGAAGGGGGTCTGAAAGCCTTGCCGTTGAGGCAAGGTTGAAAAAGAAGTTCCCTTATGTGAGGAAGAACCAAAATGAGTGCCCAAGGCGCCCCAAGGTTTTGATTCAAGTAATAAGGGGAAGCCTGCGAAAGGAAACggtaattatagtaaattttgtGAACAATGACATGTAGCAAACAATTCGCAGACGGTTGTTATATGAACGATTGACATTAAATCTGTATCGGATCAAACTTGTAGTGGAGGTATTTTGAGGGCCCATGAATACCCTTGACACACATTCAACATGAGACGTGAGAAGTTTGTGGAAACTTGTAGAAGGGATCCATGGGTCTGCGGCTGCGTATTTGGtgtttttgtttccttttcttttttttttttttaaaatcatatttaaattgcAAGAAATAAAAGCcttaaattttactattatcTCATATTCTAGTTCTTTTGTGACTGCCCATATGATGTGATGAATGATGGTAAGTGCCCTTTATCTCAAATTTGCAACCTCACATTTTCTTTTGCGGAATCTTACTACAATAAAAGACATTAGGTTTTTACTtcaaaggagaaaaagaaaggaactGTTTTTTGCTAACCTCCTATTtctcacaaaaaattattacaatctACAAGAGAaccaacattaattattacacataGATTATATAGGTATATCCTGCTAATTTTATACCCAAGTACCTCCTGCTCTTTATTACAGAACCAACACCAAAAACATAATCCACTTGTAACATACAGAAATTACAAGCCTACGTTCGAATTAACAAAGAAAGGTAGCTTAGCTGGGCAAAACCTCCGACTCATTAATTAGCCGAATTCCTACCATGATCAAGATCGTTCTTCTTCCCCCAATCTTGCATGCAAAGTCGGAGTTTCTTACCCGCCGCCAGGAAATCCACCGCCTGCCGTGGCGTTAGTATCCCTACAACCTCCCTCAATGTATTCAGCCTTAACTGATCAGCCTCTCCCAAAATCTCTGCCATTGCACGGCCATGCTTATCCAGCGCATCCTCCAAATTATCGCTCACTTCGCAGCTCCTTCCCCGCGTTTTCACAGCGATCGACGCCAACGGGTGATCCAACACGTTCTCCTGCAACCCCGCCAGCCGGGTGCAAAGCTTCCTCTCTTCTCTTATCGTTTTGCTCTGCAACTCGTCCACCATGGATATTTGCCTCCCGGAAAGCTCCCCCAAGTGCCCAATTCTCACCCCACGAAGGAACTCGGAAAGATGCGACTCAATTTCCTCGCCACAGAGAGCGTAAATTAGGCGGACAAACGAGGAGGGTCTGCAGCCACCGATCCACAGGACCGATCTCTCGAGGGAGGTGCACCAGGTGGGAGCGAAATAGGGCGAGACATCGGCTCGCGCCATCAGGCTTCGTCTCTGCACGTAATCTTGATAATGGTCCATGATTTTCTCGATTAATCGTGTCAGTTCAGCATCGGCGGTGCGCCCATTTGCATTCAGAGAAATGGCTCGGTTCAACTCCGAGAGTTCTTCTTCCTGGAGGTTCATCCACTCCTGATAGAAGCAGGATTCGCGAACTTGATCCGTCGTTCCCATTTAGATATATAGTTGTACAAAGTGGAGAATTCTGTAATTACAAATTCCAGGATGAAGGAAGTTCTTTCAACCGGAACGCGTTATTCCTTATACTTATCTGTAATAATGTACCCAGTGTGAATCAGAGAGATAAAAGAGTATTGGACAGATTATGATGTAGTAGtagtgtatatatgtatatatagtacaGTTTGGAATTTCTTTTGTGCGAAGAAGACGACAATATCTTCCGTCAAGCACTTTATCTTTTGCAGTTTGTGCTGATCCCTGAGATCAGAGTGGACAACCCAACATgcttttactttttctcttttttcccgTTTTTGTAATAATGAGTAAAAGATGTTTTAAATGTCACcgtttgtttgtttgtataGGAAGCAGAAAAATCATGAGTGTGTGTATACAGACAGTTCATTGCATCTTAACCGACTTTGTATAGATTATAATTTCTCTATTGAGGTTGCTGCACCCTATTAATTGCCTAGGTGAGTGCTTTCTTGTCGTTATTGTCGCAGTTTACATCATCACCCGAGCAGGCTCTATATCACATCCTATTCCTGGGTTTGAATACCCAAAATTCTTATTCGAAAGTATTTCGCAAGCTCCTAGTCCCACCAGATCATATAAACAATTCCCTCTGATTGACCAATTTGGGAGTTTGATGGGCCATCTTTTTGAAGGGCTTCTCAGACAAAACTCTTTCGACAGCCAACCTTCCCGGAATCTTGGGTCATTAGTCACTCAACGTAGTTTGGTCTAGCCCACTCTCGTCTCACATCGGGtttaaaagtagaaaataggTGGGCTTGTTTTATAACCACAGAGCTGAGGTATGTAAACCCAAAAACGAAAAAAGAGAACTGAGGCCCATGAGTCGAAAAGGGAAAGGCAAAGCAGAAATAAAGGTTGatccattaaataattatacaacaCCTCCGTATCCTATCCAGCTCTGCAGGGTATTTAATCCATTCGATCTAAGGCTCCATAAACTGTAGTGTACTCGCTCGGACACAGTAACTCCTTAGAAGGTGGTAATCTCGGGGCAAATACGCGACAGCCAACATGGTACTATAGCTCATTAATCATGATCTACATCCACAATTGTCCCTAGGAATTACGCCTGGCCGACGTTTTGTGTCATATATAGAACATAGTTTATTTAGAAGCTGTTATTTGAGGCTGGcacaagattttattttattttttatttgaattattattaggtTATGAGGTTTTAAGGGGAAGAGATATCCGCCCTGATGCTCCCACGTGGGAAGACACACTCGTCCTGCAATTGACACGTTGCCACGGGTGTTGCGGCGCCAGGTGCTACTATGGATGCATGCGTATGTATCTCAGATCACATCTCAGTCAAAGGTAGAAAGAATctaattatgtatatgtatgtagatTGTAGTGTAGTGCTGGGCGCGCCTTTCACATGATGAAAATTTGCTGCGCGTAAGCCATGCACTTGCACTGCACTGCACAAGCCACGCATTTCCCGATTAGCATACTCCGTGTCTTAACCCCTCATTTTACATCTGGTCACTCTCTTCCTTTAACACCACACCTCCTAAATAAATTctcacacactctctctctccctccccTAAATACCCCATTGCTGAGATACATACTGAAAGCAACTCATCTCCCAAATTTCTTCTCCTCTCTGCACTACAGTATAattagaagaagaaagatgaaaaCCCAAGTTGAAGAAAAGTTCTCTGACTTCTATGCGAAATGGATGGACCAACTTGAACATCTTCTTCAGCTTCTTCTAGTGGTTTCAAGAGATGGGCATTCTCAGGAAGCAGGCTACCAGTCCATGGTTAACAAACTTACGGCTCACCACAAGGAATACTACACATTCAAATGGGCTTCGGCCCATGAAGACGTTTTGGCCTTCTTTGCTCCGGTTTGGATGAGTCCTCTTGAGAACGCCTATCTTTGGGTCACTGGCTGGAAGCCGTCGACGGTTTTCCGGCTTGTTGAGTCCCTGAGAGGGGTTCAGCCGGAAGGTGGTATGAAGCTCTCTGGCCTGACTGAGGAGCAGGTAAAGAAGATTGAGGCTTTGAGAGTGAAGATTAAGGTCGAGGAGGAGAGGGTGGAGAGGGAGATGGAGAGACAGCAGGTGGGCATGGCGGACAGGAAAATGGTGGAGCTGGCGACGCTGGAGAGGCAAGCCAAGAAGAATGGAGGCGCCGCCACAGTTGCTCAGGTGGACGGCCTGGTGGAGGTGGCGCTGAAAGGGTTGTTGGCTGGGTTGGAGAAAGTGATGAAAATGGCAGATTGTGTTAGGCTGAAGACACTGAAAGGGATGTTGGATATTTTGAATCCTATGCAGTGCGTGGATTTCTTGGCTGCTGCTTCAATGCTTCAAATTCAGATAAGGAAATGGGgcaaaaagagagaagaaaagagcGTTTTAATCACAGTGAAAACCATGTGACAcaagttttttaattagatttagctatttttgggttttttttttctcccttcttttcatgagttaattagatttagttattttaatgAGAGAGCTggtaggtatatatataaatgtattgaTCGTTTCCTGTGTATATGTAAAACAGGTTGTGCATATGCTGCTTGCTTGTGCAATTTTCGCGAGCTTCCAATACACTCCAGCCCCTAAacacccccctccccccctttccaagaatataaaaaaaaaaaaaagtttgaaattctTGGGGTAACAGGAAAGACAGATTGCAATTATCTTTTCGACCAAGATGATgacattattaatttcttcattattattaaaagaagttAAACATTTGACTGTGAAAAGCTAACAGTAAATCCCATCACAAGCTTTTGAATATttagatttgaatttgattttggttGATGAAGGAACTTTGAGTTCATAAGCTACAACTCGAGTTTTACATTACGGCATGAAAAATATGCCAAAAGATTCAGGTGGTGATTCAGCTCTCTTAAACATTGATTTTTACTTGCATGCATCaccataataatatataataataataagaaaagaaaaaagagtacATTTTACTGAAATATTTCGTTACAGCACTTATAGTCTCGGGCaacaaagaaagaatgaaagtAATTAGAAGAATAAGAATGGCgcatgtttatatataataaatgaaggAAATGATAGttacaaataatttctttatgcGTTCTAAGAGCAAAGCAGTGTAAAGgtaaactataataatatccatccacttcttcttcttgttgtaAAATGTTATATGGTTGACTTACAAAAAGGTTTGCAGTGAAATCAAGCCGCCTCCGCCGATAAGATCTCAAGTTCCGCCCACCATAGCGGAGAAAGCCTTGGAGTTGCTGCATCTGGCGATATATCGATCACTTGTCTCAATTTCTGAATCACTTCTTTCATGGAAGGTCTTCTTGGCGCATCATGTTGAGTGCAGCTCTGGATCACCTCACACACCACCTCCAGCTCATTTTCTTTAAACGATTTCAGCGATGGATCAACCAATTTGTCGATGGTGCTCTTATCGTTCAAGTACTGAGCAGCCTGACAATATTACAAGTAATCCAGGTTACATATAATGAAGCTATCATGAGCATCCACGAAATAATATCGGTTAATGCAATGTTTTAAGTAGTACCCAGATCATGAGATTCCCCTCCTCTTCTGAGTAAGGTGGCCTTCCAGTAATTATTTCAAGCAACAAGATTCCGAAACTGTGAATATTTGTTTCCACATCAGCATGAGGGCGCTGGACAGAGTGCGCAGACTCAGTGTCTACAGTGTTAGTGTTCTTTAACTTGCCCACGAGTTCTGCCCAGAAACTGATGTCTGCAATCTGAAAGGGTAGATTCTCAAAGTGTTAGCAACATTCATCATATATTACTTGAGGGATAATACTAGAGCACTCACTAACAAGAGAAGCCTACTTTAGCAGCGTAATCATCTGTCAAAAGTATCTCTTTGGAAGTCAAGTTGGAATGTGCGATTGGTGGATTGAGATCATGCATGTGTTGAAGGCAATAAGCAGTCCCCATGATAATCCTCATCCTTGCATTCCAGTCGAGGTGTTCAACTTCTTTAACTGAATAAACAAAGAACAGATGATTCAGCCTTGTGAAATTAAGGTGTGGTTACTATGTGACGAGAAATGACTACTATATGAATTTGTATCCTCCAAATACCATGCAGATGCTCGTTAACCGTGCCATTCGGAGCATACTCCAGTACCATCATCCTAGTGAAAGGCTCATCCTCCTCGCAGTACCCAATAAGATTGAGGAAATTCTTGTGGTTAACCCGCGACAAGGTATCAATCTAGTAGCAGTCGACAAAAGCAAATGagaaatttttaagtataCTTTTGTATGGGAGATGATAACAtattactatttataattgatattaatcaGCTAACCTTATTCCTGAATACCAGTTCTGAACGTTTAGACCAGTCTTTTAAAGAAACTATAGCAGTTGAAGCAACAGCAATCTCGACTCCACTAGACAGAGTTCCCTTATACACTGTGGCCACACCCTCGTCAGTACTAATAATGTTGCTGAAGTCCTCACATGCTGTTTCTAGCTCATCTCTGTTCAACTTAGGGACCCCTACAGATTAAGCGCATTCATTTCAATACATATGATAGatcaaagaatttcaaataagtATCCAAAGTGCAgattcaaacaaataatagAACAACTATAAACTGTTACTCGGATGGTTTCAGCAATCGTTATGACTTTCAAATGATTATTACTTATGTTAACTATTGCTTCACAATGGTTAATTCAAGCGTCATTGAACTGGTTAGGAGGAAGTATCCCTTTTCGACCCCAGTAAACATTCAGTTTCagcaatattatatttttctgtttaaGCTAGCATCTGTGCCCTCTTTCTCCAGAATATCCAATTTTATGTCACATAACAAACTTCCATGAAAGACAGGCAATTTTAACATGATTGAATTACTTTTTGGGGTATATATGCTAATAGAAAAAAGCactttttgtaaaaatgacattaaaaattgcagaatTCACATATTAAACTAGCAGGCAGAATCTCCGGATATACTGAAACTTGAAGCATCCATATCACATACGAAAAGCATACCTGTAACAAAAGCTTTCTGCAACTGCCCACTCAATCCAGTCTTCCAAGGAGCAATTGTTTTTGCTGCTCTGCTTCTGCAGATGAC encodes:
- the LOC105167847 gene encoding CBL-interacting serine/threonine-protein kinase 20, whose amino-acid sequence is MEKKGNILMQRYEIGKLLGQGTFAKVHHARNLKTGESVAIKIIDKQKVMKVGLIDQIKREISVMRLVKHPNVVQLHEVMASKSKIYFAMEYIRGGELFNKVSKGRLKEDAARKYFQQLVAAVDFCHSRGVYHRDLKPENLLLDEFGNLKVSDFGLSALIDSKRQDGLLHTTCGTPAYVAPEVINKRGYDGEKADIWSCGVILFVLLAGYLPFHDSNLMEMYRKISKGEFKCPQWFPPEVKKLLSRILDPNPSTRITVSRIMENSWFRKGFKRIETPDLDLDEQSPRSILEIDDSDTESCSGKNKEDAQPAVAKKPNCLNAFDIISLSPGFDLSGLFEKDRSNSAKSEAWFTTQMPPSMVVSKLEELAVMESFKIKKKDGIVKMQGSKGGRKGQLAIDAEIFEVTPSFHMVEVKKTAGDTMEYVKFRDQELKPSLKDVVWSWEGSGTNLTQQTLPEENVS
- the LOC105167848 gene encoding protein DOG1-like 3 — its product is MGTTDQVRESCFYQEWMNLQEEELSELNRAISLNANGRTADAELTRLIEKIMDHYQDYVQRRSLMARADVSPYFAPTWCTSLERSVLWIGGCRPSSFVRLIYALCGEEIESHLSEFLRGVRIGHLGELSGRQISMVDELQSKTIREERKLCTRLAGLQENVLDHPLASIAVKTRGRSCEVSDNLEDALDKHGRAMAEILGEADQLRLNTLREVVGILTPRQAVDFLAAGKKLRLCMQDWGKKNDLDHGRNSAN
- the LOC105167849 gene encoding protein DOG1-like 4, with the translated sequence MHLHCTAQATHFPISILRVLTPHFTSGHSLPLTPHLLNKFSHTLSLPPLNTPLLRYILKATHLPNFFSSLHYSIIRRRKMKTQVEEKFSDFYAKWMDQLEHLLQLLLVVSRDGHSQEAGYQSMVNKLTAHHKEYYTFKWASAHEDVLAFFAPVWMSPLENAYLWVTGWKPSTVFRLVESLRGVQPEGGMKLSGLTEEQVKKIEALRVKIKVEEERVEREMERQQVGMADRKMVELATLERQAKKNGGAATVAQVDGLVEVALKGLLAGLEKVMKMADCVRLKTLKGMLDILNPMQCVDFLAAASMLQIQIRKWGKKREEKSVLITVKTM